One genomic region from Metallosphaera tengchongensis encodes:
- a CDS encoding XTP/dITP diphosphatase, with protein MKEEIKIVTSNNYKYQEFLDLANNRIKLSRVDAPKLEIQADSIEEIVRYSAVTFYSLFRSPLIVEDSGLFIEELRGFPGPYTNYVKRTLDCMGILKLMENVENRNATFKSVIAYVDHDRLALFEGETEGTIALKMSGQEGFGFDPIFIPKGRNETFSEMVLHEKNLISHRGQAFRKFLKYYEEINNYL; from the coding sequence ATGAAAGAAGAAATAAAAATCGTAACTAGTAATAATTATAAGTATCAAGAATTTTTGGACTTAGCCAACAATAGAATTAAGTTAAGCCGTGTAGATGCTCCAAAGTTAGAGATCCAGGCAGATAGTATTGAGGAGATAGTACGATATTCAGCAGTAACATTCTACTCGTTGTTTAGGTCCCCGTTAATAGTTGAGGACAGTGGTCTATTTATAGAAGAGTTAAGGGGGTTTCCTGGGCCTTATACTAACTACGTTAAGAGAACTTTAGATTGTATGGGGATATTGAAACTAATGGAAAATGTTGAGAACAGGAATGCGACCTTCAAATCTGTGATAGCTTACGTAGATCACGATAGATTAGCCTTATTTGAGGGAGAAACGGAGGGGACTATCGCATTGAAGATGAGTGGGCAGGAGGGGTTCGGTTTCGATCCGATATTTATTCCTAAGGGGAGAAATGAAACATTCTCCGAAATGGTTTTACATGAGAAGAATCTTATTTCACATAGGGGCCAGGCTTTTAGGAAATTCTTGAAATACTATGAAGAGATCAATAATTATTTATAA
- a CDS encoding DUF47 family protein produces MSIAHMALEERLQQISLKVIDQVRTLYEMMKASDNVTPMQVYSKINGLKNSVEADKFMLGEYIIRIREGIQDKDLYIDILNDLEKISQNLDAASYRLSVLVSRGRQIEELLYKLIIIIAEKLLASLTHLVESLRLLSVNAQKSVEIARNIMKLEEEVDDLYRSLELKLFEKNYDDLIYVMLMKDIADRLEDSEDMVRDSATSITYIAFGRI; encoded by the coding sequence ATGAGTATAGCTCACATGGCCCTCGAGGAAAGACTGCAGCAAATATCCCTTAAAGTAATCGATCAGGTTAGGACTTTATATGAGATGATGAAGGCTAGCGACAACGTGACCCCCATGCAAGTGTACTCTAAAATAAACGGCCTTAAGAACAGCGTTGAAGCGGACAAGTTCATGCTGGGGGAATACATTATTAGAATAAGAGAAGGTATTCAAGATAAGGATCTATATATTGATATTCTCAATGACTTGGAAAAGATATCTCAAAATTTAGACGCGGCATCTTATAGGTTAAGTGTGCTAGTTTCCAGAGGGAGGCAAATTGAAGAACTGTTATACAAACTAATAATAATAATTGCGGAGAAGCTGCTAGCATCGCTGACCCATCTAGTTGAATCTCTAAGGTTACTCTCTGTTAATGCCCAAAAGTCTGTGGAAATAGCCAGAAACATCATGAAACTGGAGGAAGAGGTGGACGACCTTTACAGGAGTTTAGAACTTAAACTCTTTGAGAAAAATTACGATGACCTAATATACGTGATGCTAATGAAGGATATAGCCGACCGTCTGGAGGACAGCGAAGATATGGTTCGAGATTCGGCAACGTCAATAACTTACATTGCGTTTGGGAGGATCTAA
- a CDS encoding UbiX family flavin prenyltransferase → MDEGLAKEARANQGKGKIIIGITGASGTIYGLYSVQILRSLGYTPIVIISKGAERVARAEQGLDLFEELRKLSSEVYLENEIDAPPSSSSSITKTAGMAIIPCSIKTLAQIAHGISSNLISRTAINMLRVRKRLVLVIRETPLGTIELKNALEVSKAGGIILPASPGFYIKPRSIEDVVKFVVGKTLDVLEIEHDIYKRWTR, encoded by the coding sequence ATGGATGAAGGACTGGCTAAGGAAGCAAGAGCAAACCAAGGTAAAGGGAAAATCATTATAGGCATTACCGGTGCTAGCGGTACCATATACGGTTTGTACTCGGTTCAGATTTTGCGATCACTCGGCTATACTCCGATTGTCATAATAAGTAAAGGAGCAGAGAGGGTAGCTAGGGCCGAACAAGGGCTTGATCTTTTCGAAGAGTTAAGGAAGTTATCCTCTGAGGTTTATTTAGAGAACGAGATAGATGCTCCACCTTCTAGTTCAAGTTCTATAACTAAAACAGCAGGCATGGCTATAATTCCCTGCAGTATCAAGACCTTAGCCCAAATAGCTCACGGGATCTCGTCCAATTTGATCTCTAGAACTGCAATAAATATGCTACGGGTCAGAAAAAGGTTAGTATTGGTGATAAGAGAGACCCCTTTGGGCACCATAGAACTCAAAAACGCCTTGGAAGTGTCGAAAGCTGGAGGAATAATCCTTCCAGCATCTCCAGGCTTTTACATAAAGCCGAGAAGCATAGAGGACGTAGTTAAATTTGTAGTTGGGAAAACTCTCGATGTCTTGGAAATAGAGCACGATATCTATAAAAGATGGACTAGATAA
- a CDS encoding sulfide-dependent adenosine diphosphate thiazole synthase, producing MKVKQVDEVKITKYILKATFQDWMNFSENDVVIVGAGPSGLAAAYYLAKAKLKTTVFERRLSFGGGIGGGAMLFHKIVIESPADEILREIGVKLESYEDGVYIVDSAEFMAKLAAAAIDAGAKIVHGVTVDDVIFRENPLRVTGVAVEWTATQMAGLHVDPLFISAKAVIDATGHDAEVISVASRKIPELGIVIPGEKSAYSEVAEQLTVEQSGEVAPGLFAAGMAVTEVKALPRMGPIFGAMLLSGKKVADDIIEKISLATK from the coding sequence ATGAAAGTTAAACAGGTAGATGAAGTAAAGATAACAAAGTATATTCTTAAGGCTACTTTTCAAGACTGGATGAATTTCTCCGAAAATGATGTAGTAATAGTAGGAGCGGGACCTTCAGGTCTTGCAGCAGCTTATTACCTTGCAAAGGCCAAGCTGAAAACTACAGTTTTTGAAAGAAGGCTGAGCTTTGGTGGTGGGATTGGAGGTGGAGCAATGTTATTCCATAAAATAGTAATAGAATCGCCTGCTGATGAAATACTAAGGGAAATTGGAGTAAAATTAGAGAGTTATGAGGATGGGGTGTATATTGTTGATAGTGCTGAGTTTATGGCTAAGTTGGCTGCAGCTGCTATAGACGCAGGTGCAAAGATAGTTCACGGTGTAACAGTTGACGATGTCATTTTCAGAGAAAACCCTCTTAGAGTCACCGGAGTTGCGGTGGAGTGGACAGCTACCCAGATGGCAGGACTTCACGTAGATCCTTTGTTTATCTCGGCAAAGGCAGTAATAGACGCTACTGGACACGACGCTGAGGTAATCTCCGTAGCTTCTAGGAAAATACCCGAGCTAGGGATAGTTATACCGGGCGAGAAGTCTGCCTATAGTGAGGTTGCTGAACAGCTGACTGTAGAACAGTCAGGCGAGGTCGCACCTGGACTATTCGCAGCCGGAATGGCTGTAACAGAGGTTAAAGCTCTGCCAAGAATGGGCCCGATATTTGGTGCCATGCTACTTTCAGGAAAAAAGGTTGCCGATGACATCATAGAAAAAATAAGCTTGGCTACAAAATAG
- the kae1 gene encoding KEOPS complex N(6)-L-threonylcarbamoyladenine synthase Kae1, with translation MKVLGIESTAHTFGVGIVEDKPPFILSNERDTFVPETGGMKPSDAARHHAVLAHEVLTRALNKANLSIEDIDAIAVALGPGMGPTLRVGAVIARALTLKFKKTLVPVNHGIAHIEIGYLTTGSKDPLILYLSGGNTIITTFYKGKFRVFGETLDIALGNMMDTFVREMGLAPPYIENGKHKIDICAESGSKIINLPYIVKGEDMSYSGLLTAALRLAGKYRLEDLCYSLREIAFDMLLEASERALALTEKKEIMIVGGVAASGSLRAKLEELTKDWNIELKIVPPSLAGDNGAMIAYAGMLGVKHGVSIEVSESKIRPRWRVDEVEIPWRN, from the coding sequence ATGAAAGTCCTTGGAATAGAGTCCACTGCACATACCTTTGGAGTAGGAATTGTAGAAGATAAACCACCGTTTATTTTATCCAATGAAAGGGACACCTTTGTTCCAGAAACAGGAGGAATGAAACCCAGTGATGCTGCTAGACATCACGCAGTACTGGCTCATGAAGTTCTAACGAGGGCCTTAAATAAGGCAAATCTATCCATAGAGGACATTGATGCAATTGCTGTAGCCCTAGGTCCCGGAATGGGACCTACTCTTAGAGTAGGGGCAGTAATTGCGAGAGCTTTGACCCTCAAGTTTAAGAAAACCCTAGTACCAGTGAATCATGGAATTGCCCATATTGAAATAGGGTATCTCACTACGGGTTCCAAGGATCCACTTATTCTATATCTATCTGGAGGGAATACTATAATTACGACCTTTTACAAGGGAAAGTTCAGGGTTTTCGGAGAAACCTTAGACATTGCACTAGGTAACATGATGGATACCTTCGTAAGAGAGATGGGATTAGCCCCGCCTTATATAGAAAATGGAAAACATAAAATTGATATCTGTGCGGAGAGCGGCTCCAAAATAATTAATTTACCCTACATAGTAAAAGGGGAAGATATGTCCTACTCTGGTCTACTCACAGCAGCATTGAGACTGGCGGGGAAATATAGGTTGGAGGATCTCTGCTACAGTCTCCGAGAGATAGCCTTTGATATGCTACTTGAGGCTTCAGAGAGGGCGTTGGCTTTGACCGAAAAGAAAGAGATCATGATAGTTGGTGGAGTAGCAGCTAGTGGTAGTTTGAGAGCCAAGTTGGAAGAATTAACTAAGGACTGGAATATCGAGCTAAAGATAGTCCCTCCATCCCTAGCTGGAGATAACGGTGCAATGATAGCGTACGCAGGCATGCTTGGTGTCAAACATGGGGTAAGTATAGAAGTAAGCGAGTCGAAAATAAGACCAAGATGGAGGGTGGACGAGGTAGAAATACCTTGGAGAAATTGA
- the endA gene encoding tRNA-intron lyase — MTYTGELLGDRIVVFNKEEAKAIYKMGFYGKPLGISKPKSVEDANRPLELSLLEGLYLVNTGVLEVRNRDGVVDRAKLESYAVNLIPRFKPLYFVYEDLKKREFVVRSGVKYGADYAIYTLGPGVEHAPFVISVIDATEKISVNELMSYGRVSHSTRKRLVLAVVNLRMREIKYIMFKWVKI; from the coding sequence ATGACTTATACAGGGGAACTCCTAGGGGATAGAATAGTAGTTTTTAACAAAGAAGAGGCTAAGGCCATATACAAAATGGGGTTTTATGGAAAACCTCTGGGAATATCTAAACCTAAGTCTGTTGAAGATGCCAATAGACCTCTGGAACTATCACTACTGGAAGGACTGTACCTGGTAAATACAGGGGTATTGGAGGTCAGGAATCGTGATGGAGTTGTGGACAGGGCTAAGCTAGAGTCCTACGCGGTAAACCTTATACCTAGATTTAAACCACTCTACTTTGTGTACGAAGACCTAAAGAAGAGAGAGTTTGTAGTGAGATCTGGAGTTAAGTATGGCGCTGATTATGCAATATATACGTTAGGCCCTGGAGTAGAACATGCACCTTTTGTAATTTCCGTTATAGACGCCACGGAAAAAATATCAGTGAATGAATTAATGAGTTACGGAAGAGTGTCACATAGCACTAGAAAAAGATTAGTTCTTGCAGTTGTAAACCTCAGAATGAGGGAAATCAAGTACATAATGTTTAAATGGGTGAAGATATGA
- a CDS encoding 30S ribosomal protein S27ae, translating into MAKGEEKASARLYYDTSGEKIKLKNKKCPRCGSVMAHHMKPKERWACGKCGYTEFVVGKAKS; encoded by the coding sequence ATGGCTAAAGGAGAAGAGAAAGCTTCCGCGAGATTGTATTACGACACTAGCGGAGAGAAGATCAAACTCAAGAATAAAAAATGTCCAAGATGTGGCAGTGTAATGGCCCATCATATGAAGCCTAAGGAAAGATGGGCTTGTGGCAAATGCGGTTACACAGAATTTGTCGTGGGTAAAGCGAAGTCATGA
- a CDS encoding DNA-directed RNA polymerase subunit P, producing MGELFRCGKCWKTFDSDKLKVLPGVRCPYCGYNILYMIRKPTIKAVKAI from the coding sequence ATGGGAGAACTTTTCAGATGCGGAAAATGTTGGAAAACGTTTGATAGCGATAAGCTTAAGGTCTTGCCAGGAGTAAGATGTCCTTACTGTGGTTACAACATACTTTACATGATAAGAAAACCCACGATCAAAGCAGTTAAGGCGATTTAG
- a CDS encoding aldo/keto reductase: MIQRNFGDTKIAVSALGVGMWSLVTDWWGEPDKAQEIIKKSMEIGVNFFDTADMYGNGKAEEILGKSLGSNRDKVVILTKIGYDFYTNKFKPKQRYDLEYLRFAVNESLKRLSTDYVDVLMLHNPKLKDISNKELLDFMRSLKSDGLARSVGVALGPTLGWEEEGLKAIEMGYEGLEHIFNLIEQYPARKFLQFNVGHVVRVPHASDVLNDLKWPLKEDPKLHRHFKSMDWISRAVERSIELKKYAEKRGMKLRDLAIAFILSHRTVSSVIPNITNLKELEEFSKASDLTLDESDLEFLENYYNTNYKDLNEESIRETLIYK; the protein is encoded by the coding sequence ATGATACAGAGGAATTTCGGTGATACTAAAATAGCTGTCTCAGCTTTAGGTGTAGGAATGTGGAGTCTAGTTACTGACTGGTGGGGGGAACCGGATAAAGCTCAAGAAATTATAAAGAAGTCAATGGAAATTGGTGTAAACTTCTTTGATACGGCGGACATGTATGGAAACGGAAAGGCTGAGGAAATACTTGGGAAGTCCTTGGGCTCCAACAGGGACAAGGTTGTCATTCTGACTAAGATAGGATATGACTTCTATACAAATAAATTCAAGCCAAAGCAAAGATATGACCTAGAATACCTAAGATTTGCAGTTAACGAATCCCTGAAGAGACTGTCAACAGACTACGTTGACGTGTTAATGCTGCATAACCCAAAACTCAAGGATATTTCCAACAAGGAGCTGTTGGATTTTATGAGGTCGCTGAAATCAGACGGATTAGCCAGGTCTGTAGGAGTTGCATTAGGCCCTACTCTGGGATGGGAGGAGGAAGGCCTGAAAGCCATTGAAATGGGTTACGAGGGTCTAGAGCATATATTCAATTTAATTGAGCAGTACCCAGCTAGGAAGTTTCTTCAATTTAACGTAGGTCACGTAGTTAGAGTACCGCACGCGTCAGACGTTTTAAATGACTTGAAGTGGCCCTTAAAGGAAGACCCGAAGCTTCACAGACACTTTAAGAGCATGGACTGGATTTCAAGAGCAGTTGAAAGAAGTATAGAGCTGAAAAAATACGCTGAGAAAAGAGGAATGAAACTCAGAGATCTGGCAATAGCCTTCATCCTTTCACACAGAACCGTATCCTCAGTCATACCAAACATCACTAACCTTAAGGAGCTAGAAGAGTTCTCGAAAGCCTCAGATTTAACTTTAGATGAGAGTGATTTAGAGTTCTTAGAAAATTATTATAACACTAATTATAAGGATCTCAATGAGGAAAGCATAAGGGAGACATTAATTTATAAATAA
- a CDS encoding 30S ribosomal protein S24e — MSQAQQIKVSEKAEALLDNVAENKVIGRKEVKIKIYHIGSGTPSRVDVKKAISNFLGSKEDLVVVRKIFTSYGAGISEAVLHVYSDKETMERFEPIHLIKRGTKAEGAGEAKNG; from the coding sequence ATGTCTCAAGCTCAACAGATTAAGGTCTCAGAGAAGGCTGAAGCTTTACTAGACAACGTAGCTGAGAATAAAGTTATTGGGAGGAAAGAGGTAAAAATTAAGATATATCATATCGGGAGTGGAACTCCATCCAGAGTAGACGTAAAGAAGGCGATCTCTAATTTTCTTGGATCTAAGGAAGATCTGGTAGTTGTAAGGAAAATTTTCACAAGTTACGGGGCAGGAATTAGTGAGGCCGTTTTACACGTTTACAGCGATAAAGAGACGATGGAGAGATTTGAACCAATTCATTTAATTAAGAGGGGCACTAAAGCTGAGGGAGCAGGTGAAGCTAAGAATGGCTAA
- a CDS encoding Kae1-associated kinase Bud32, producing MEGGRGRNTLEKLTLLKRGSESLIYRGMFLGIESIFKIRVNKKYRNVELDKKINSERTINEAKLMYSALSVGVNTPAILYVDPDNFEIIMEFLRGPTMKEVLRQYEDLTIFRNVGSMVGTMHNHGIVHGDLTTNNMILHNNQVFLIDFGLAKRSTEIEDLGTDVHVFLRSIESIHPELRDKIFSYFMEGYHNITGLGEEIEEKVNEIRMRGRYVDERRNKNRN from the coding sequence ATGGAGGGTGGACGAGGTAGAAATACCTTGGAGAAATTGACTTTGCTGAAAAGGGGCTCCGAGTCACTGATTTACCGTGGAATGTTCTTGGGGATAGAATCTATTTTTAAGATCAGAGTAAATAAAAAATATAGAAATGTAGAACTTGATAAAAAAATTAACTCTGAAAGGACTATTAACGAAGCTAAACTTATGTACTCAGCTCTCAGCGTGGGCGTGAACACTCCGGCTATTCTTTATGTGGATCCGGACAACTTCGAAATCATAATGGAGTTCTTGAGAGGCCCTACTATGAAGGAGGTACTAAGGCAGTACGAAGACCTGACTATATTTAGAAACGTGGGCTCTATGGTAGGGACGATGCATAATCATGGAATTGTTCACGGCGACTTAACCACAAATAACATGATACTTCACAATAATCAAGTGTTCTTAATCGACTTCGGGCTAGCTAAAAGGTCGACAGAAATTGAAGATCTAGGAACTGACGTTCATGTTTTTTTAAGATCCATAGAAAGCATCCATCCCGAACTAAGAGATAAGATTTTCTCGTATTTTATGGAAGGTTACCATAATATAACTGGCCTGGGTGAAGAGATAGAGGAAAAGGTAAATGAAATAAGAATGAGAGGTAGGTACGTTGATGAAAGAAGAAATAAAAATCGTAACTAG
- a CDS encoding transcription initiation factor IIB yields MEKENSQDTRCPPDKIIFDADRGEYICTETGEVIEERIVDQGPEWRAFTPEEKEKRSRVGGPLNQTIHDRGLSTLIDWKDKDAIGRNLDPKRRLEVLRWRKWQIRARIQSSIDRNLAQAMNELERIGNLLGLPKSVKDEGALIYRKAVEKGLVRGRSIESVVAAAIYASCRRMKIARTLDEIAQYTKANRKEVARCYRLLLRELNVDVPVSDPKDYVTRMGSLLGLSGASMKLAAEILEKAKNIGLTAGKDPAGLAAAAIYIAALLNDERRTQKEIAQVAGVTEVTVRNRYKELIQELKIEIQNQ; encoded by the coding sequence ATGGAGAAAGAAAATTCTCAAGATACTAGATGCCCCCCTGATAAAATAATTTTCGATGCTGATAGGGGGGAATATATATGCACCGAGACGGGAGAAGTTATAGAAGAGAGAATCGTAGATCAAGGTCCAGAGTGGAGAGCTTTCACGCCTGAAGAGAAGGAAAAGAGAAGTAGAGTCGGCGGTCCACTCAACCAAACTATACACGATAGAGGTCTCTCAACCCTAATTGACTGGAAGGACAAGGACGCCATAGGCAGAAATCTGGATCCTAAGAGGAGACTGGAGGTTTTAAGGTGGAGAAAATGGCAGATAAGGGCCAGAATCCAAAGTTCGATAGACAGGAACCTGGCCCAGGCAATGAATGAGTTGGAGAGGATCGGCAACCTGTTGGGATTACCAAAGTCGGTGAAGGACGAGGGAGCTTTAATCTATAGGAAAGCTGTTGAGAAAGGGTTAGTTAGGGGGAGATCTATTGAGAGCGTCGTGGCTGCAGCTATTTACGCTTCATGTAGGAGAATGAAGATAGCCAGGACTTTGGACGAGATAGCACAATACACCAAGGCAAACAGGAAAGAAGTAGCTAGGTGCTACAGGCTGCTATTGAGGGAGCTCAATGTAGATGTACCAGTTAGCGATCCCAAAGATTACGTGACTAGAATGGGGTCACTGCTTGGGTTGAGCGGAGCCTCCATGAAGTTAGCTGCTGAAATTCTAGAGAAGGCCAAAAATATAGGATTGACAGCAGGCAAGGATCCTGCCGGCTTGGCAGCAGCTGCCATATACATTGCCGCATTACTTAATGATGAAAGGAGAACTCAGAAGGAGATAGCTCAAGTCGCAGGAGTTACTGAAGTGACAGTAAGAAATAGGTATAAGGAACTTATACAGGAGTTAAAAATAGAGATACAAAACCAGTAA
- the glyS gene encoding glycine--tRNA ligase, with the protein MPESDKVIELAKRRGIFWPSYEIYGGVAGLYDVGPVGTKIKNKIVALWRKIFVEQNSEFVVEIETPLITPSKVLEASGHVENFTDPIVECTKCHKIYRADHLVEDMLKVNVEGLRPSELTALISEKGLKCPACGGDFGEVRSFNLLFATNIGPYTGSTGYLRPETAQGMFTAFKRVYETSRQKLPLGIAQVGRVGRNEISPRQGLVRMREFTIMEVEFFIDPEDKEVPWLTRYLEDSFPVLFKEAKERGENPSVVKVKEMVEERLVVNPWMAFWMASASRFVQSIGINRDNFYFEEKLPHERAHYSSQTFDQIVQVMGEKVEISGHAYRGDYDLSRHSRYSNEDLTVFKKYDKPRTIKRKTIVIKRDRFKDNPDVQKEVMSIIANKSPEAIEKMLGTTEIGGKKLSEYIEVMEREEKEHGIKIYPHVVEPSFGVERCLYLSLLSAYREKKDRVVLALPKELAPYQVAVFPLLDKEEMRNKALEIYNLLKGSFEVLFDDSGSIGKRYARVDEIGVPYAITVDPQTFDDGTVTVRDRDTWNQVRVKIDDLMVMMNKLFSGQDFTMISGEAKK; encoded by the coding sequence ATGCCAGAGTCTGATAAAGTAATTGAGCTTGCTAAAAGGAGAGGTATCTTTTGGCCATCCTATGAAATATACGGAGGGGTCGCTGGACTTTATGACGTAGGGCCAGTGGGCACCAAAATAAAGAACAAAATTGTTGCCCTATGGAGGAAAATCTTCGTGGAACAAAATAGTGAATTTGTCGTTGAAATTGAAACCCCTTTAATAACTCCTTCAAAGGTTCTTGAGGCAAGCGGACATGTGGAGAACTTCACTGACCCAATAGTCGAATGCACGAAGTGTCACAAGATATACAGGGCAGACCATCTAGTAGAGGACATGCTAAAGGTAAACGTTGAGGGGTTAAGGCCTTCGGAGCTAACCGCATTAATATCTGAGAAAGGTCTGAAATGCCCAGCGTGCGGAGGAGATTTTGGAGAAGTGAGGAGCTTCAATCTTCTGTTCGCGACTAATATAGGACCTTATACCGGAAGCACAGGGTATCTTAGACCGGAGACGGCTCAGGGAATGTTTACAGCGTTTAAGAGGGTTTACGAAACCTCTAGGCAGAAGCTCCCTCTAGGAATAGCACAAGTTGGGCGAGTAGGAAGAAATGAGATCTCCCCGAGACAAGGTCTGGTGAGGATGAGGGAGTTCACCATTATGGAAGTCGAGTTCTTCATAGATCCTGAGGACAAGGAGGTACCCTGGTTGACGAGATACCTAGAGGACAGCTTTCCAGTCCTTTTCAAGGAAGCTAAGGAAAGGGGAGAAAACCCTAGTGTAGTGAAAGTGAAGGAGATGGTGGAAGAGAGGCTTGTAGTGAACCCATGGATGGCTTTTTGGATGGCTAGCGCGTCCAGGTTTGTTCAATCCATTGGGATAAACCGAGATAACTTCTATTTTGAAGAGAAGTTACCCCATGAGCGCGCTCATTACTCCTCCCAAACCTTCGATCAAATAGTCCAAGTAATGGGGGAAAAGGTGGAGATCTCTGGTCACGCCTACAGAGGTGACTACGATCTAAGTAGGCATTCGAGATATAGTAATGAGGACCTCACTGTCTTTAAAAAATACGATAAACCTAGAACCATAAAGAGGAAAACAATTGTAATAAAACGGGATAGATTCAAGGATAACCCAGATGTTCAGAAGGAGGTGATGTCGATAATAGCCAACAAATCCCCTGAAGCAATCGAAAAAATGCTGGGAACCACTGAGATAGGAGGGAAGAAACTTTCCGAGTACATTGAAGTCATGGAGAGAGAAGAAAAGGAACACGGTATCAAAATCTATCCGCACGTTGTAGAGCCGTCTTTCGGAGTGGAGAGGTGTCTGTACTTAAGCTTATTGAGCGCTTATAGGGAGAAGAAAGATAGGGTAGTACTAGCCTTACCGAAGGAGCTTGCTCCCTATCAGGTAGCAGTTTTTCCACTGCTAGATAAGGAAGAGATGAGAAATAAGGCGTTGGAAATTTACAATTTGTTAAAAGGAAGTTTTGAAGTTCTTTTCGATGATAGCGGAAGTATAGGGAAGAGATACGCCAGGGTAGATGAAATAGGCGTCCCCTATGCAATAACTGTGGATCCTCAGACATTTGATGACGGAACCGTAACGGTAAGGGATAGGGACACGTGGAACCAAGTCAGGGTTAAAATAGATGATCTTATGGTAATGATGAACAAGTTATTTAGTGGACAAGATTTTACTATGATATCAGGAGAGGCGAAAAAATGA
- the speB gene encoding agmatinase: protein MADVRLLYLNESVQKFGIERKTSRFGVLGVPMDITSSFRPGSRFAPHKVRQVSQFIEFLSLRTGVDMSEVGFADFGDVILHPSDVAENVERISQVASYISDQGKVLISIGGEHTITVGTVLGVKADCVLSFDAHLDLRDEYMGYKYDHACVQRRLSERGVRIMEIGNRGIGRDEIEYAKSMSIPFITSHEVRVLGPKEVARRTINFLETCNRIYITYDMDAIDPAYAPGVATPEPEGLDPSTVLDIMNLVIDKRVVGFDVVEITPSYDPTEITSVLGAKIILETAAALKSKSP from the coding sequence ATGGCAGACGTTAGACTACTATATTTGAACGAAAGTGTTCAAAAATTTGGAATAGAGAGAAAAACCTCTAGATTTGGAGTTCTAGGAGTACCTATGGACATAACCAGCAGTTTCAGGCCAGGCAGCAGGTTCGCCCCTCACAAGGTTAGGCAAGTATCTCAATTCATTGAGTTTCTTTCCCTGAGAACTGGGGTAGATATGTCTGAGGTGGGGTTCGCAGATTTCGGTGATGTCATACTGCATCCGTCTGACGTTGCTGAGAATGTTGAGAGGATATCCCAAGTCGCAAGTTACATCTCTGACCAAGGCAAGGTGCTAATCTCAATTGGAGGAGAACATACGATCACTGTAGGGACCGTCCTTGGGGTTAAGGCTGACTGCGTATTAAGTTTTGATGCCCATCTAGACCTAAGGGATGAATATATGGGCTATAAATACGATCACGCATGCGTCCAGAGGAGGTTAAGCGAAAGAGGGGTGAGGATAATGGAAATAGGTAATAGGGGGATAGGTAGAGACGAAATAGAGTATGCCAAATCGATGTCCATACCATTCATAACTTCCCATGAAGTTAGGGTTCTAGGTCCTAAGGAAGTTGCAAGGCGGACCATTAATTTCCTGGAAACTTGCAACAGAATTTACATTACCTATGACATGGACGCCATCGATCCAGCGTACGCTCCTGGGGTGGCAACTCCAGAACCTGAGGGGCTAGACCCATCAACAGTCCTGGACATAATGAACCTTGTGATAGATAAAAGAGTGGTAGGCTTCGACGTCGTAGAAATAACGCCATCCTATGATCCTACTGAAATTACCTCGGTGCTGGGAGCAAAAATAATACTAGAGACCGCAGCGGCTTTAAAGTCTAAATCGCCTTAA
- a CDS encoding translation initiation factor, with translation MADNLCGGLPPEVCEELNKEEQFIKIKLEKRRYGKEVTIIEGLGDDADLKKIASELKSKLAAGGTVKNGKIEIQGDHRERARDLLVKLGFPESNIMVIE, from the coding sequence ATGGCAGACAATTTGTGTGGAGGACTTCCGCCAGAAGTATGCGAAGAGTTGAATAAAGAGGAGCAGTTCATAAAAATTAAACTAGAAAAGAGAAGATACGGGAAAGAGGTCACTATTATAGAAGGTCTTGGCGATGACGCAGATCTGAAAAAGATTGCGTCTGAGCTTAAGTCTAAACTTGCAGCTGGCGGTACAGTGAAAAATGGAAAAATTGAGATTCAAGGGGATCACAGAGAGAGGGCAAGAGATCTATTAGTGAAGTTGGGGTTTCCTGAATCTAACATCATGGTTATAGAATAG